From Mucilaginibacter rubeus, a single genomic window includes:
- a CDS encoding FAD-dependent monooxygenase, whose protein sequence is MKANKILISGASVAGPALAYWLNRYGFEVTIVERAPGIRPGGYAVDFRGPAMQVLEQMDLIDAIKKHETRSGKITIVNKNNKKLASMPDAFTSGELEIMRGDLAGVFYEATKNDTEYLFDNSITALQEDSDGVDVSFSNGETRRFDLLVGADGLHSNVRTLTFGEESRFMHHLNIYFAIFSTPNFMNLKDMAGLYYGTLGKRVGVFSAKEDTEARASFYFASPKLDYNYRDLAQQKEMIRSRFGNEQWQVPQLLKLMDEAPDFYFDSVSQIRMDRWSKGRVGLLGDAGYCASPMSGMGTSMAVVGAYILAGELQASAGDHLIAFKNYETKMRPLTTACQKLAEGAEWFVPQTTFKLWMSRQIWKILPHTPWKNMMIEMPLKAANAIVLPNYEQMGVLADTVY, encoded by the coding sequence ATGAAAGCAAATAAAATATTGATTTCAGGCGCCAGCGTTGCCGGGCCTGCCTTGGCTTACTGGCTCAATCGTTATGGCTTTGAAGTAACCATTGTTGAACGTGCGCCCGGCATCAGGCCCGGTGGCTACGCTGTTGATTTTCGCGGGCCCGCCATGCAGGTTTTGGAGCAAATGGACCTAATCGATGCTATCAAAAAACATGAAACCCGCTCTGGTAAAATCACTATCGTAAATAAAAATAATAAAAAGTTGGCCAGTATGCCCGACGCTTTCACCAGTGGCGAATTGGAAATTATGCGCGGAGATCTGGCGGGCGTATTTTACGAAGCGACAAAAAACGATACCGAATACTTGTTTGATAATAGTATCACCGCTCTACAAGAAGATTCCGATGGTGTTGATGTAAGCTTTAGCAACGGCGAAACACGGCGTTTTGACCTGCTTGTCGGTGCCGATGGATTACATTCCAATGTACGGACCCTGACTTTTGGCGAAGAATCGCGGTTTATGCACCACCTGAATATTTACTTTGCCATTTTCAGTACGCCTAATTTTATGAACCTCAAAGATATGGCAGGTTTATACTATGGTACATTGGGCAAAAGGGTAGGTGTGTTTAGTGCCAAAGAAGATACCGAAGCCCGTGCCTCCTTTTACTTCGCATCGCCAAAACTCGATTATAATTACAGGGATCTCGCACAGCAAAAAGAGATGATCCGCAGCAGGTTTGGCAACGAGCAGTGGCAGGTACCTCAACTGTTAAAGCTGATGGATGAAGCGCCTGATTTTTATTTTGATTCGGTAAGCCAGATCAGGATGGATCGCTGGAGTAAAGGCAGGGTTGGATTGTTGGGCGATGCCGGTTATTGTGCATCACCAATGTCGGGTATGGGTACCAGCATGGCCGTAGTTGGTGCCTACATTTTGGCAGGCGAATTGCAAGCCTCAGCCGGAGATCATTTAATTGCCTTTAAGAACTATGAAACAAAAATGCGTCCCTTAACAACTGCGTGCCAGAAACTGGCAGAAGGGGCCGAATGGTTTGTACCGCAAACCACGTTCAAACTATGGATGAGCCGTCAGATCTGGAAAATACTGCCTCATACCCCATGGAAAAATATGATGATTGAAATGCCGTTAAAAGCTGCAAATGCCATCGTTTTACCCAATTATGAGCAAATGGGAGTCTTAGCTGATACAGTGTATTAA